In Haloimpatiens massiliensis, the following are encoded in one genomic region:
- a CDS encoding SU10 major capsid protein: protein MYTTENFAKYQSLDLGKEIAIIKPQRTPFLSYLLQNNKSTKAISNVVSWYEETLNTNAIKTVMEGADAPAEVEDATALLDNYTQLFLGTAKVSCTAQSSEAVGIGDLMAREVSKKLILLKYAMENALVKGTKAQKTESVGQKMNGVVNLINSSNVVNATGATPTEEEFKKAMKIMYDCGTNDNMICFIDDTSKQAINAFANPQFMGKDNFLGFTCDRYHTDFGDITFVLTPALSGAKTVLLVNPDYLELKELQKAQAVDLAVTGDSIKKMVKWEGTLKLANSKAGAKIVLV from the coding sequence ATGTATACAACAGAAAATTTTGCAAAATATCAATCATTAGATTTAGGCAAGGAGATAGCGATAATAAAACCACAGAGGACACCATTTTTGTCCTATTTATTACAAAATAACAAATCCACAAAAGCTATAAGCAACGTAGTAAGTTGGTATGAAGAAACTTTAAACACAAATGCTATTAAAACAGTTATGGAAGGAGCAGATGCTCCCGCTGAAGTAGAGGATGCTACTGCGTTACTAGATAACTATACTCAACTTTTCTTAGGTACTGCAAAGGTATCTTGTACTGCTCAATCAAGCGAAGCAGTTGGAATAGGTGATTTAATGGCTAGGGAAGTTTCTAAAAAATTAATTTTATTAAAGTATGCTATGGAAAATGCTTTAGTCAAGGGTACAAAAGCTCAAAAAACAGAGTCTGTAGGACAAAAAATGAATGGAGTAGTTAACTTAATCAACTCTTCTAACGTTGTAAACGCTACTGGAGCAACCCCAACAGAGGAAGAATTTAAGAAGGCTATGAAAATAATGTATGATTGTGGAACAAACGATAACATGATTTGTTTCATAGATGATACAAGCAAACAAGCTATAAATGCTTTTGCTAACCCACAATTTATGGGAAAAGATAATTTCTTAGGTTTTACTTGCGATAGATATCATACCGACTTTGGAGATATTACATTTGTTTTAACTCCTGCACTAAGCGGTGCTAAAACCGTACTTTTAGTTAACCCTGATTACCTAGAGTTAAAAGAATTACAAAAGGCACAAGCAGTTGATTTAGCAGTAACAGGAGACTCCATAAAGAAAATGGTTAAATGGGAAGGTACTTTAAAACTTGCTAACTCTAAAGCGGGTGCAAAAATAGTTTTAGTATAG
- a CDS encoding phage portal protein, whose protein sequence is MNLQEYIKEYYSNADWWFVSECCQQRHLDRVNKVVEIKEYLDGHRKNDGQLISVGGRLVEPTKIKLNFANVLLDHNVSFLLKNPITLIADDEETLKEYQKVYKKSKMKRADTKIYENMKAYGQVFEYLYFDEYDNIKSKVLLPECSFPVYTDTGNYVAFIYHFMTPHYTEYYTVYYPDRVEEYNSLDGKVKLINTYVNYSGLPIPYRLPSKIDELEGKSDVECWKSVIDNIEKLTSKYQDALYKFITGIPVTTGTKLSITKDGKGAIDNSLVGYILQMEEGGTFDFKQNKTDYQSMKLLHDILFNYLLIASCVPAVSMNAQDVSNLSETSIRMMYQLAILKAGIDSQNIMDGFYIRWEQIRRMLECKGIYVDGDVEAEFQMEIPQNAKEVIENLKTLRDISGISFETMLAKNPYVADVSGELEKLMKELNEDNINLDDVEGEVNEKETE, encoded by the coding sequence ATGAATTTACAGGAATATATAAAAGAATATTACTCTAATGCTGATTGGTGGTTTGTAAGTGAATGTTGCCAACAAAGACATTTAGACAGAGTGAACAAAGTTGTAGAAATAAAAGAATATTTAGATGGACATAGAAAGAATGATGGACAGTTAATTTCCGTTGGAGGGAGATTAGTTGAGCCTACTAAAATAAAACTAAATTTTGCTAATGTATTACTAGACCATAATGTTAGTTTTCTATTAAAGAATCCTATAACACTAATAGCAGACGATGAAGAAACATTAAAAGAATATCAAAAGGTATATAAAAAAAGTAAAATGAAAAGAGCCGATACAAAGATATATGAAAATATGAAAGCATATGGACAAGTATTTGAGTATTTATATTTTGATGAATATGATAATATTAAAAGTAAAGTATTGTTACCAGAGTGTAGTTTTCCTGTATATACAGATACTGGAAACTATGTAGCTTTTATATATCATTTCATGACACCACATTATACAGAATATTATACAGTATATTATCCCGATAGAGTTGAAGAATATAATAGCTTAGATGGTAAAGTTAAGTTAATAAATACATATGTAAATTATAGTGGACTTCCAATCCCATATAGATTACCTAGTAAAATAGATGAATTAGAAGGTAAAAGTGATGTAGAATGTTGGAAATCTGTTATAGATAATATAGAGAAATTAACAAGTAAATATCAAGACGCTTTATATAAATTTATAACTGGAATACCAGTAACAACAGGGACAAAATTATCTATAACTAAAGACGGTAAGGGAGCAATAGATAATAGTCTAGTAGGCTATATATTACAAATGGAAGAAGGAGGCACATTTGATTTTAAACAAAATAAAACAGATTATCAAAGTATGAAATTACTTCATGATATATTATTTAACTATTTATTAATTGCTAGTTGTGTTCCTGCAGTAAGTATGAATGCACAAGACGTATCTAATTTATCTGAAACAAGTATAAGAATGATGTATCAATTAGCAATATTAAAGGCGGGAATTGATAGTCAAAATATAATGGATGGTTTTTACATTAGATGGGAACAAATAAGAAGAATGTTAGAGTGTAAAGGAATTTATGTTGATGGTGATGTAGAAGCTGAATTCCAAATGGAAATACCACAAAACGCTAAAGAGGTTATAGAAAACTTAAAGACATTAAGAGATATTAGTGGAATAAGTTTTGAAACTATGTTGGCTAAAAATCCTTATGTTGCAGATGTAAGTGGAGAATTAGAAAAGTTAATGAAAGAATTAAATGAGGATAATATTAATTTAGATGATGTTGAGGGTGAAGTAAATGAAAAGGAAACAGAATAA
- a CDS encoding DNA packaging protein — protein MANKLTEQEQLKIVMNDSRIFAKNMTKILNVENKKVEFVLNNEQNTMSEVLKDNKYVCCLKARQLGISEFCINYIIRNMMITPDITCLIASYDDRSVRAVVNKFKRQYKSIPRKYKLGVERDNDNEFKLSNGARCVFSVAGNNDLLRGDTAQIIMLTEFGVWKADKQEDTLTSLEPLLSKNDKSRIIIESTAKQGTGDYFYKICMGANKGDSKYKLVFFPWYENKTLYASEYDMAEQWYKNDNHGHRLQEKDLTPYELDLYKKGATLKQLMWRRWKLLDMKLNKFYNEHPSTPQEAFAGNSTDNVFDQEIILERVNYIDSNDIKPLTFKEVNENKPLPSILSRYYGKGFNIYKTIKSNGIYWGGIDTSMGIGGNRDGQTVQILDSNGEQVAAFNRNDVPIYKFADIVYEIGMYFNYMMLNIEVNVNGGTGADLLVRLKEKGYIQILKSKRFNKVTGKVKLSHGWVSMEGTKSKLISDLKEYFETGMICISDKDTLNQMNTYIEKNGKMGNQRGNDMHDDLVIALGLAVMNLILSKSYL, from the coding sequence GTGGCTAATAAGCTAACAGAACAAGAACAATTAAAAATAGTTATGAATGATAGTAGAATATTTGCTAAAAATATGACTAAAATATTAAATGTTGAAAATAAAAAAGTAGAATTTGTTTTGAATAATGAACAAAATACAATGAGTGAAGTGTTAAAAGATAATAAATATGTATGTTGTTTGAAGGCACGGCAGTTGGGTATATCAGAATTTTGTATTAATTATATTATTAGAAATATGATGATTACACCAGATATAACTTGTTTAATTGCAAGTTATGATGATAGAAGTGTTAGAGCGGTGGTAAATAAATTTAAAAGACAGTATAAATCAATACCTAGAAAGTATAAATTAGGAGTTGAAAGAGATAATGACAATGAATTTAAACTTTCTAACGGTGCTAGATGTGTATTTTCAGTGGCGGGTAATAATGATTTATTAAGGGGAGATACTGCACAAATAATAATGTTAACAGAGTTTGGGGTATGGAAAGCAGATAAACAAGAAGATACTTTAACTTCATTAGAACCATTATTATCTAAAAATGACAAGAGTAGAATAATTATAGAAAGTACCGCAAAACAAGGTACAGGAGATTATTTTTACAAAATATGCATGGGAGCAAATAAAGGTGATAGTAAATATAAACTTGTATTTTTCCCATGGTATGAGAATAAAACACTATATGCAAGTGAATATGATATGGCGGAACAATGGTATAAAAATGATAATCATGGACATAGATTACAAGAAAAAGATTTAACACCTTATGAATTAGATTTATACAAGAAAGGGGCAACACTAAAACAATTGATGTGGAGAAGATGGAAATTATTAGATATGAAATTAAATAAGTTTTACAATGAACACCCAAGTACACCACAAGAAGCATTTGCAGGAAACTCAACCGATAATGTGTTTGACCAAGAAATAATACTAGAAAGAGTTAATTACATTGATAGTAATGATATTAAACCTCTTACATTTAAAGAAGTAAATGAAAATAAACCTTTACCAAGTATTTTAAGTAGATATTATGGTAAAGGTTTTAATATTTATAAAACTATTAAATCCAATGGAATATATTGGGGTGGTATAGATACAAGTATGGGTATTGGAGGAAATAGGGACGGACAAACAGTACAAATATTAGATAGTAATGGAGAACAAGTGGCAGCATTTAATCGTAATGATGTACCCATTTATAAGTTTGCAGATATTGTATATGAAATAGGAATGTATTTTAATTATATGATGTTAAATATAGAAGTTAACGTTAACGGTGGTACAGGTGCAGATTTACTTGTTAGATTAAAAGAAAAGGGATATATTCAGATACTTAAAAGTAAAAGATTTAACAAAGTTACTGGTAAGGTTAAATTATCTCATGGATGGGTGAGTATGGAAGGTACTAAGAGTAAATTAATATCCGACTTAAAGGAGTATTTTGAAACAGGAATGATATGTATTAGTGATAAAGATACATTAAATCAAATGAATACATATATAGAGAAGAATGGTAAAATGGGAAACCAAAGAGGAAATGACATGCATGACGATTTAGTTATCGCTTTAGGATTAGCGGTTATGAATTTAATTTTAAGTAAAAGTTATTTATAG
- a CDS encoding tyrosine-type recombinase/integrase: MLEREKTSRGINKAQEVEPIKNTKDIKKIMQYLDGKKNKRDLMLFAVGISAGLRAGDLLSLKWNDILDNKGNIVNTVTIVEEKTDKKREFTLNNTAKKGIQTYLDSISKDINYNDYVFSSQKGGALTVSSAHKIVKTTLRELNIKGNYGTHSLRKTWAYHQYINNSNNPMVLPYLQQMLNHSSQAVTLRYIGITKEVIKDFYNSVNLW, from the coding sequence ATGTTAGAAAGAGAAAAAACAAGTAGAGGAATTAATAAGGCACAGGAAGTTGAACCTATAAAGAATACAAAGGACATTAAAAAGATAATGCAATATCTTGATGGTAAGAAGAATAAGCGTGATTTAATGTTGTTTGCAGTAGGCATAAGTGCAGGACTAAGAGCGGGTGACTTATTAAGCTTGAAATGGAATGACATACTAGATAACAAAGGCAATATAGTTAATACAGTTACTATAGTAGAGGAAAAGACAGATAAGAAAAGGGAATTTACATTAAATAACACCGCTAAAAAGGGAATACAGACCTATTTAGATAGTATAAGCAAAGATATTAACTATAATGACTATGTATTTAGTAGTCAAAAAGGTGGAGCATTAACCGTTTCTTCGGCTCACAAAATAGTCAAAACAACATTGAGAGAGTTAAATATCAAAGGGAACTATGGTACACACAGTTTAAGAAAGACATGGGCATATCATCAATACATCAATAACAGTAATAATCCAATGGTTTTACCTTATTTACAACAGATGTTAAACCATTCTAGTCAAGCGGTAACATTAAGATATATAGGTATTACAAAGGAAGTTATAAAAGATTTCTATAATAGTGTAAATCTATGGTAA
- a CDS encoding minor capsid protein, with product MKRKQNNKEKQLSNNLIALFLLMLKYKDNKEFNKLLIKYKQNRDILKRYVGEIYLKYIKDNKLQMNYGDIHREIKRLESKLKDIGNDLKSQEDILLSYLLYKVASDSYIMGNSIVNDKMNINQIKNSMINSIVNNKIDGKDNIKRNKDNKEKLINRVKNNVKKDFKNGESIEKIYEDIDKGFNIGVNESDRLIDNEIARVFMGSLMAVYKDNNIDNVMWISVLEENTCSECEDLNEQVFKLNDAPIPIIDTHVHCQCILVPCVTE from the coding sequence ATGAAAAGGAAACAGAATAATAAAGAAAAGCAATTGAGTAATAACTTGATTGCTTTATTCTTATTAATGTTAAAGTATAAAGATAATAAAGAATTTAATAAACTATTAATAAAATATAAACAGAATAGAGATATATTAAAAAGATATGTAGGTGAAATATATTTAAAGTATATAAAGGATAATAAATTACAAATGAATTATGGTGACATACATAGAGAAATTAAAAGATTAGAAAGTAAATTGAAAGATATAGGAAATGATTTAAAAAGCCAAGAGGATATATTATTAAGCTATTTATTATATAAGGTTGCTAGTGATAGTTATATTATGGGTAATAGTATTGTTAATGATAAGATGAATATTAATCAAATAAAGAATAGTATGATTAATAGTATTGTTAATAATAAAATAGATGGTAAGGATAATATAAAAAGGAATAAAGATAATAAAGAAAAGTTAATAAATAGAGTTAAGAATAATGTTAAGAAAGATTTTAAGAATGGAGAAAGTATTGAAAAGATTTATGAAGATATTGATAAAGGATTTAATATTGGAGTAAATGAAAGTGATAGGCTAATAGACAATGAAATAGCAAGAGTATTCATGGGAAGTTTGATGGCAGTATATAAAGATAATAATATAGATAATGTTATGTGGATTAGTGTGTTAGAGGAAAACACTTGTAGTGAATGTGAGGATTTAAATGAACAAGTATTCAAATTGAATGATGCACCTATACCAATAATTGATACACATGTACATTGTCAATGCATTTTAGTACCTTGTGTTACCGAGTAA